A genomic region of Sphingobium sp. HWE2-09 contains the following coding sequences:
- the moaB gene encoding molybdenum cofactor biosynthesis protein B produces MPIDESRAFIPVRIAVLTVSDTRGLAEDRSGDALIERLQGAGHILAARHIERDDKSAIVARLHAWIDDPDIDVILTTGGTGVTGRDVTPEALAQVQDKEIPGFGELFRWLSYQSIGTSTIQSRATACVARGTYIFALPGSTGAVKDAWDGILVTQLDSRFRPCNFVELMPRLTER; encoded by the coding sequence ATGCCGATCGACGAAAGCCGGGCGTTCATTCCAGTCCGCATCGCGGTTTTGACGGTGTCCGACACGCGCGGCCTGGCCGAAGACCGCTCCGGCGACGCGCTGATCGAACGGCTGCAAGGCGCAGGCCATATCCTTGCCGCCCGCCATATCGAGCGTGACGACAAAAGCGCCATCGTCGCCCGCCTCCACGCCTGGATCGATGATCCCGACATCGACGTCATCCTCACCACCGGCGGCACCGGCGTTACCGGTCGCGACGTTACACCCGAAGCGCTGGCGCAGGTGCAGGACAAGGAAATCCCCGGCTTCGGCGAACTGTTCCGCTGGCTCAGCTACCAGTCGATCGGCACCTCCACCATCCAGTCCCGGGCCACCGCCTGCGTCGCGCGCGGCACCTATATCTTCGCGCTGCCCGGCTCCACCGGCGCGGTGAAAGACGCATGGGACGGCATCCTCGTCACCCAACTCGACAGCCGCTTCCGCCCCTGCAACTTCGTGGAACTGATGCCGCGCCTGACGGAGCGATAA